The following coding sequences are from one Pedosphaera parvula Ellin514 window:
- a CDS encoding ABC transporter ATP-binding protein produces the protein MAAPETLLKLSDVTLRYDSGAGPVEVLKGVSLEVKGGESLAIIGPSGSGKSTLLNVIGTLDRPASGLVALAGEDLSQLNDVQLASVRNNRIGFIFQAHYLLPQCTVLENVLVPTLPGGKSDSREKAPERAQRLLKRVGLGDRTHHRPGQLSGGERQRTAVVRALINQPQLLLADEPTGSLDRASAQELATLLLELNREEGVTLIVVTHALDLAHKMGRVLELNDGRLTQAT, from the coding sequence ATGGCAGCACCGGAAACACTTTTAAAATTATCGGATGTGACTTTGCGCTATGACTCGGGTGCAGGCCCGGTTGAAGTCTTGAAAGGAGTCTCGTTGGAGGTCAAGGGAGGTGAATCGCTCGCGATCATCGGCCCTTCGGGTTCGGGGAAAAGCACGTTGCTGAATGTCATCGGAACATTGGATCGACCGGCGAGCGGACTGGTGGCGCTTGCGGGAGAGGATTTGAGCCAGTTGAATGACGTGCAACTGGCATCGGTGAGGAATAACCGGATCGGTTTTATCTTCCAGGCACATTATCTCCTGCCGCAATGCACCGTTTTGGAAAATGTGCTCGTGCCAACATTGCCAGGTGGCAAAAGCGATTCGCGGGAAAAAGCTCCGGAGCGTGCGCAGAGACTTTTGAAGAGAGTTGGACTTGGAGACCGGACGCATCATCGTCCGGGGCAGCTTTCGGGAGGCGAGCGCCAGCGCACTGCGGTGGTGCGGGCACTGATCAATCAGCCGCAGCTTCTTTTGGCAGATGAGCCTACCGGCTCTTTGGACCGTGCTTCCGCGCAGGAATTGGCGACGCTGCTGCTGGAACTGAATCGCGAAGAGGGGGTCACGTTGATCGTGGTCACTCATGCGCTGGATCTGGCTCACAAAATGGGCCGGGTTTTGGAATTGAATGATGGCCGGCTGACTCAGGCAACATGA